The DNA segment ATATAAATTCAGTAGTAGTGTAAAAAATAGTTTGAACATCAAAAACATGTATgcgaatttcataaaattttaagattaaaattagaaaaataaccCGTGACAGtaggaaattgaaaattgtcCACCTCGAGACTAGAAACAAGAGCGAAAAGCTCTCGTTTCATACTAAGTTCATATGTACAAAAAGGTAAATCTCCAAAATTAGGCAGAACAAAATTGACAGTCTGTTGCATTCGTAAGGAATGTTGTTCGGACTTGTTTTCCAGCAAATTTCCATTCAAGCTTCGGCGACTCCATGATCAAAAGCTGGCCTCAAAATTAGACACATGTCCAGGGCCCCCACAGGGTTCATCCCTTGGAAGAAGACCTGACAGTGGTTTATGGAATTGATTCCTCTTTATTTTGTAAACAAATGAGAGTGAATGATGCACTAAAATGCGCATTGTTGgatgtagttaaaaatattacTTCTAACCTTACCATGAATGTTCCACGATGGCAGGAGGTTTATTCCAAATCCGGTGAGCACTAGAACTTCAAAAACTTATGATCGATAGCAAATCCGTCGCTATCAATGCTTTTAGAACATggaacttaattttgaaatcattaGACGGGACAAACAACGGCACAGCAAAGGGAATTGGCggggattttgaaaattgagattAAAACCGCcattgaagagagaaaattgaaaattgaaagggtGGAATTTTGCACTTTGAATTTAGCGAGGAAACATAAACAACTTTGAGGCGAACGGAACTTGGGCGCACTTTGATACTTAGTGGGAGGATTTTATCACAGAAAACTGAGGATTTGGAGCTGATCGGCGACACTTGAAGTTGGATCGATGGAAATCTGGTGGAAGCAGGGACGGAGCTTCATGCTTGTGGTGTGTTGTGAGATCAGACGTAGTCCCTTTGGATTTTGGAGATTTGTCTCGAGTATTCAATATCCCACTGGGCTAAACGCTAGTGAGCAGCAAGAGACTGGTGGGTAGGCATCGTTTGGGGAGATAACATTGGAGGACTATGGGAATGGCCCATTGGAGATCCGTGCATATCGGTATGATGGTAATTTTGATGAAGTCCATGTGGTCCGGGACCCATTTGCCCGTCCATCATGCCGTCTTGAGGCCCCCCTAGCGTATTAGGCGGCGTCATTCGCTTCTCCTTCTGCCGCCTATTACAAAACCATACCCTGACTACTTCTTTTTCAAGTTGTAAACTATCCGCTAACGAAGTGATTTCTTGCGCCGAAGGCTTGGGTTGCTTGTGGAAATGCTGCTCCAAGGCCCCTTTCACCGACACTTCTATACTAGTCCGTTTTTTCCGCTTCCTGCCCTGGGCGGCAATTTTATCGATACTAGTGGGCGACCCTGTCGTACTATCGGCTTCCTCTAACCACTTTTGTAGCAAGGGTTTTAGTTtacacatatttttaaaacttaactGTAACGCTTCGAACCTACAAATTGTCGTCTGTGAAAACACATTGCCATATAATGTTCCTAAAGCTAAGCCGACGTCGGCCTGGGTGAAGCCCAACTTGATTCGTCTCTGCTTGAATTGCTTGGCGAAGGCTTCGAGATCGTCCGAGGTTGGGGCATCCTCCTCGCCGCCGGACGGGGCGTCGGGATGCTGACTATGAGGGTATCCAGGGCTATCCCTTAGCGAGTGATGCAAGGGGGCAGAGTTCTGGAGCATGCCGTTCATGGCCGCATGATACGCACTGTGATGCTGCAACGGCGACGCACCACCGTTATTCGTAGGGATATAGTGACCCGAGGAGACGACCGGGGCATGccaggaatgcggggagcccaTGCCGGGCTGCTGGTGGTGCTGCCGGTGGATGTCGGCCGGCTTCACGTCCTGGTGCGGGGACGGGTGGTGGTGAGGGTGGTGGTGGATGCCCATGCTGGCCGCCCAAGGGTCGCTCGGCTGGAGACTCACCCAGGGGTTGTGGGCCGCCGTGAGGGACACGGGGTGCCCGTTGGGCGACGGCGAGGAAGGAACTTGTGGTAcatggtggtggtggtggtggtggtggtgctGCGTTGGCGGCAGGTACTTCATCTCATTTTCGGAGCGTGGCGAAGGGTTGGTGTGGTAGCCACCGGCCCCTATACTCGCGTTAACTATATTCATGACGTTGCCGACGCTACCGTCCAGGTCGGACGACACCGCACTACTGGCCAGATACGTGGCGGCCATCCCACTCGCGGCCACTCGCACTTCCACTCGGAGCACTCAGCACTCCGCACTCGACACACGGTCACTGATCTGAATTGTAAAACGAGACGAACCGATCTCATGTGTTATGCATGTCGTGCGACTCGCGACTGACTGGCCCGCCGCGGCCAACGTTTTTTCTCGCTCGCTCTCGCTCCCTCCCTCCCCGCGCGCCGCCCCGGATGACGTCGCCCCTCCGGCGCCGCCGATTGGTCGGCCGCCCCGGCCCAGGCCACGCCCTCCCCGCCACCGCGGGCCCGCAACACTGGTAGCGTAGCAACCAGACATCGATCCCGCTTCCCGCCTCGCCGGCCGCTTCGACTCCCGTGCCTCTGTCAATGGATCGTATTAGCACGTCGTAGAGCCGTCAGCttttccctcccctccccctctccgccTCCCACTTCACCCCCGGTCCCGGACCATTCCTCGGCCGGCATTCGTTCACTGCCTCGTACCAATACTCATTCTCAATCTCGCGCGTCGTCATCGTTATCATCGTCActcttgtcgaacccgtaagcGGTAGCCGTCTCCGTATCCCCGTACGCCCGTAGCCGTCCTTCCTCCCGATCCCGGGTCGCCCGTAACCCGCACCGGTCCGCTCCCAGTTCTTCCAGGCTTTTCACTCATTTCCCGGCTTCATCTTTGACTTCTCCCGGCTCTCCCCGCTTTTTTCCCCGCCCCCTCCTTTCCGCTCCCCTCGACGTCTTCTTCCTTCACCTTTCCCTTCATCCCCCGATCGTCTTCTCCGCTTCCTTGCCCACCCTCCGATCCACCGGCAACTTGTGAGATTTttgtaattaaattaaattttggtaATTAAACAAACACTGCTTTGTTCCTCGTGATGAAATGTATAATTAAAAAAACTACTTCTCTGTGGCCGAgctaaatattttccctctcgAAACGcgttatgcatttttttaatgacCGGACTCAAATTTCCCTTTCAAAAACGAACGGTATGTTGAGAGCAAATCGGAAGTTGTTTAATCTATCGTTTCAGTGGACAagttctaagaaaaaaacaaaagcaaagTAAAAGTACGCTGAgtataaatttaatttctaaataattccattttgtattatatttcacggaaaaaagctCATACATAGGTCATGGTTTGGTGTTTATGGCTcacttcaaactttaaaattaaaatgtagcTGATTGGTTCAAAGCTAAGTGATTTCTGCTGTTCCACGTGCATTGTCCTTAATTTGACTTTCCAGTTTCTTGACCGTACAAAAGAACATAGATTTTATTTTCGTAGATTGATTTTGTTCAAGGAAAAGCTGAAATTTTAATGTAACTTCACCGAACTTTTATCTTTACTCGATCTTTGTActtgtttttctctgaaaatcccATGTGAGTTTTCTCACTCTTGTCCGATCATGAGTTTGGCTCGTCTCACTAACAAAATTCATTCATATATCCAGCCAGTAAAGAGTGACGTGATAATACTATGATTCTAACCCgatggaaatttaattttattcaactCAAATCTTGCATTTTTATAACCAaggtgaaaatattttcttgatttcactgtatacgtttttttttttttttttttttttttttcaatctataTACATACCTCTGCCGAGAGAAAATGTACGATAAACGGCTAGGTACGTGTAAACAGCTAAACTATTCAATAATTCAAACATGAGACAAAGGATTCgggcttgtttatttttacgtgACGATAATCTTGTTGTCTTcacatattttacttttaatcaAACTTTAATTACTGATCAAAGGGACCAACTTCAACCAAAGATAGTCACATCAAGTGAAACTGCGGGGGCAAAATCATTCTACGAGACTACGTGTTAGAGATAGAAGTCAATTCCTACTTTCACACTCAAAGtatattttttatctttaattttttagaa comes from the Bemisia tabaci chromosome 7, PGI_BMITA_v3 genome and includes:
- the LOC109030197 gene encoding silk gland factor 3; its protein translation is MAATYLASSAVSSDLDGSVGNVMNIVNASIGAGGYHTNPSPRSENEMKYLPPTQHHHHHHHHHVPQVPSSPSPNGHPVSLTAAHNPWVSLQPSDPWAASMGIHHHPHHHPSPHQDVKPADIHRQHHQQPGMGSPHSWHAPVVSSGHYIPTNNGGASPLQHHSAYHAAMNGMLQNSAPLHHSLRDSPGYPHSQHPDAPSGGEEDAPTSDDLEAFAKQFKQRRIKLGFTQADVGLALGTLYGNVFSQTTICRFEALQLSFKNMCKLKPLLQKWLEEADSTTGSPTSIDKIAAQGRKRKKRTSIEVSVKGALEQHFHKQPKPSAQEITSLADSLQLEKEVVRVWFCNRRQKEKRMTPPNTLGGPQDGMMDGQMGPGPHGLHQNYHHTDMHGSPMGHSHSPPMLSPQTMPTHQSLAAH